The following DNA comes from Fervidibacillus albus.
TTTCCACCCAGTTATATAAGGTAACTTTAGGGATTTTGAATTTGATATAGATCTCTTTAAGGGAATATTCTTTACTTTTATAAGCCATAATAACTTCATATTTAAAATCACTCGGATAAAATGTGTTAGACACAAAAACTCCCCCTAGGTTAACAGATTTTTATTTTTTAATCTGTCTACCCTAAGGGGAGCATATCAAAAACGACAGCTCCTTTCGTGAAATGCGGTTGATTTCATTTCGGTGACGGCGCTTTCCGCGGGCACGGTCAACCTTTTCGACTGACAAACTCCTCTAGCGGGGGCTTCGGCTCGTGCTGTTCCCGCTAGATTCGACGCCACGACTGTACAAACTGTCCATTAAAACGGAATGTATGAAAGTGGGAAAACGAGTCTTTATTCTCCATTTCCTTACTTTTTAAGGACTTATCGAACAGCTCTTCCTAAGTTATGCCCCCATTAATCGACTTTTTCCAACAACGATATCGGTAACGCTTCAACTTTATCTCCGGTTAACCGAAAACCCCAGGCAAAATATCCCCTTAAATAATCCACTTTAAAAAATTGATTCGGCTCATTTTTAATTCGGTAAATTTCCCCTTTTACAAACGATTGCGGGTCGAGTAAATACGATTCCGCCATGGCTGCCTTCCGCTCCAAAACGGCGAATTCATTTACCATTCCCATCTGTTCCGCCTTTTTTGCCTTTTCCCGTAATTTTGCGATTTCTTGCTTCAATTCATATTCAGTCATTTCACTGTATCGTTTATCCATTACCATTCATCCTTTCCGTCCATGCCTTCAATTTCATCTAACTGTTCAACATATTGATGAATGAGATCAACAGAAAATCCTTTTCGAAACAAATATTGTTTGATTTTCATTTTTCTTATTTCAGGAGGACTATTCCGATATTTCCTTACCGCCTTTTCCCCTTGTCGTTTAATAGCTTCAAGATTGTGACCATCATCTAGCGATTGTACGATTTCGTCAATTGCCTCACGGATGACTCTTTCTTCAAAACCTTTTCTTTTTAACATCGAATAGAGTTCCACCTTTAAAAGGGATACGGATAAGCCCTTCTTCTTTTTTAACCATTTTTCAGTTAAATATAAGGCCTTTTCTCGCTGCATTTCCAAAGAATAAAGCACGATTTCTTCCTCGATCGTCTTTTCATCAATTCCCTTATCCCGTAAAAGTTTTTTTATATGTAACGGACCTTTATCCGTCGTTTTCAATTGCGTTCGAACAAAGCTTCGAGCAAATTCCCGATCATTTACGTAACCTTTTTCTTTCAGCCGATCGATGACTACCTCTGCTACAATGGGCGGAAATCCTTTTTCTAATAGGTCTTTTTCCACTTGCTTGATCGATCTCATCGAATAGGATAAATAGATAGCCGCACGATCAAATCCCTTTTGTACTTCATCTTCAAAAACTATTTTTTGTAAACGTTCTACATCTAATTCCATTCCCTTTGAGATTCCGAAACGGACGAATGTATTTTTATGAATCGTCACGCTGTTCATACCTTCTCCGTTATCGAAGAAGATGTCGTAACAATTCGGTAACGTTTTATTCACGGAAATTTTCGTAATTACAGGCACATTTCCTGCACCTCCTGTTTCTTGTAATCGTCTAATTTAAATGTACCATAAAAGGAAGGATGACGTCTTTATGCATGAATAGTTAAGGATTTAATTATTTGATTAGCGAAATTTTATGAATGGAATGAATTGAATTGGGGAAATTAAAAATGTACCAATTATGAAGAATGGAGTGATGAAATGGCGAAGAAAAAGCAGGAGAAACGTAAAAAAGAATTGACGAAAGCGCAGGAAGTAAACTACGGTCGGGAATATAAACGGGCGAGTAAAGGAATGAACGAACAACCGTAAATGACTCCCGTTGATTAAAAAAACCGGTAAAAAAACAACGGATTCCGGGGAATATGAAAGGGGAGCGATTATCGAAGAAAAAAAGCGACACGTGTAAAAGAATAGATAAAAAAGGGGGCTCCAATTTGGAAGGCATCAGTCAAAAACAAACCTTCCGATGGAGCCCTCTAATATGAACAAATCGTTATCTTTAATTAGAATTCTAATTCATTTTTTCTACTCTCACTTTCAACAGTCGGTGATTCACCACTTCTAAAAGGGTAATTTTTAAATTTTCGTAATAAAAGACTTCACCCTGTTTTGGAATATGTTCCATTTGTTCGAAAATCCAACCACCGATGTTATAGTAATTCGATTTTGGAATTTTCACATCTAAAATATCAGCAAAATCATCTAAATGAAATTGTGCATCAAATTCATAAACACGGTCGGAAATTTTCACCATACTGTTCGTTTTTTCATCGTGTTCATCCCAAATTTCACCGACGAGTTCTTCCAAAATATCTTCCATCGTGATCAAACCGGCTGTCCCACCAAACTCGTCGAGAACGATGGCCATATGACTTTTCGTCCTTTGTAACTCCGGTAACAACGTGGCAATTTTCATCGATTTGACAACAAATAGCGGTTTTCGAAGTAATTGTCGAATATCTACTTGATGATTTTTAATGAGTTCCGCAAAAAACTCCCTTTCGGATAAAAATCCGATTATATTATCGATATTTTCTTCATAAACCGGAATGCGGGAAAATCGTTCATTTAACAATAATTGTTTGATTTCTTCAATCGGTTGGTTTACTTCCACGGCAACGATATCTAAACGATGGGTCAAAATTTCTCCGGCACGTATATCGTTGAAATCAAGGGATCGGTGAATTAGTTCCCTTTCTCCTTTATCGATGACTCCCTCTTCTTCACTAATATCGACGAGCACCTTTATTTCTTCTTCTGTAACGGACGGTACGGATTGTTTGCCCTTTGAAAAAGTTTTCGTCACGAACAATTTTAATTTTTCAAACAAGAAATTAAACGGTTTGAGCAGTTGAATCAATATCAATAATATTCCCGATATTTTTAGTGCATACGGCTCCGCATATTCTTTCGCCATCGATTTCGGTAAAATTTCCCCGAAAATTAAAATAACCACCGTCATCCCGAACGTGCTTATTAACAACCCGTAACTCGCTCCGAAAAAACTCGTCACTAACGCAGTAGAAATGCTAGTAGCTGCTATATTCACCAAGTTATTCCCAATCAATATAGTTGATAACGCACGATCAAAACTCTCGGCTATGTATAACGCTTTTTTACTCCCCTTTCTACCTTCATTAACATAATTTCTCAATCGAATTTTATTCACACTGGAAAAAGCTGTTTCCGCAGAAGAAAAGAAGGCGGAGAGGAAAATTAACACGATTAAAAATAAAATATAAGGTAGGGGCACTTCATCCAAAAATGATCACACTCCAAAAAATCGATATTATAAAAATACTTTATCATAATTGACATTTTTTGACCAAGATTATGAATCATTTTCTATAATGGCTTTGGAAATGACGTATTCTACCTTTCATCTCACTTTCGGATTTTTGAAAGGCTTTTTTATACAAAAAAAAATTTCACAAATCAGATTCAACCTTACATTCAAAAATGAGGGATTCCCCATTTGGAACCCCCTCATTTTCATTAGGACGCTTCCTCTTCCCTTTGATAGCCATCCTCCCAATATTCGGCATTTTTTATCCCCAATTCAGTAGAGTTAAAAACCGGATCCACCCCTTCTTTCCTTTGCCTTTCGTAATCTTTCAATGCCGCAATGGCCGGTTTATAAAGTAAAACGAGAGAAATCAAGTTCAACCAAACCATTAATCCGAGGCCTAAATCGCCCATATCCCAAGCCAAGTCCGACTCTCGAATCGTTCCGAAAAAGACCGTAATCAGCAAAACAATCTTCAACAAAAGCATCGGAATCAACGTTTTTCTTTTTCTGAATAAATAGGCGATATTCACTTCTGCAATATAGTAGTAAGCCATAATCGTCGTAAATGCAAAGAAGAATAATGAAACCGCGACAAAGGGAGCACCGAAGCCCGGTAATTCCGAGTCGACGGCCATTTGTGTATAAGCCGGACCTACTTCCACTGTTTCTTCAATATTTGCCACTCGAAGCGTCTCCTCATCTGATTCGTATACGTTGTAGGAACCCGTAAATAAAATCATAAAGGCGGTGGCAGTACAAACGAGGATCGTATCGATATAAACGGAAAATGCTTGCACCAATCCTTGTTTAGCCGGATGGGAAACTTCAGCCGCAGAAGCCGCATGGGGACCGGTTCCTTGGCCCGCTTCATTGGAATAAATCCCCCTTTTCACTCCCCAAGCAATGGCGCTACCGAGAATGCCACCGAAAATTTGGTCTGTACCGAAAGCGCTCGAAAAAATTAATTGAAAGACAGCTGGAACTTCCTTAATATTCATAAAAAGGATGATAAGGGACATTAGAATATATCCAATAGCCATAAAGGGAACGATCGCCTGGGCTACATTGGCGATTCGTTTTAAACCGCCGAAAATAATTCCGCCAAGAAGAACGACTAATATGCCGCCTGTTATAGCAGGGTTTAAAGAAAAAGCGTTTTCCATACTCGATGCGATTGCATTCGCTTGAAGCGCGGGCATTAAAAAACTCATGGCCATTAGGGCAGAGACAGCAAATATAACACCGTACCATTTCCATCCTAACCCTTTTTCAATGTAGTAGGCTGGTCCTCCACGATATTGACCGTCTTGATTCACTTTATAAATTTGCCCGAGAGTCGCCTCTACATAAGCTGTAGCCGCTCCGATAAAGGCAATCATCCACATCCAAAAAACCGCCCCGGGTCCACCGTAAGCGATGGCGGATGCAGTTCCGGCGATATTTCCCGTTCCAACCCGTCCACTTAAAGCAATGGACAGCGCTTGAAAGGATGAAATGCCCGCCTTAGAGCTTTTTCCTTTCACCATCTGGATTACCATGTCTTTAATTAAGCGGATTTGGACAAATCGAGTCATAAAAGTAAAAATAATTCCGATTGCCAAACTAAAAACAATCATCGGCGTGCTCCATAAAAGACCACTAATTTGATCGACGAAATGTGTAAACAATGTCCTCTCCCCTTTTTAAGAATATTCATTATTTTCAATTTTCCTTTATTACAGTAACGCAGAAAATAAATTGATATTCGTATTATATACGAGAAACTGTTGTATGACAACGATAAATTTTTTGACAAATTTTACCTTTCACATTGTTTCGTCGTCCGAAACGAATGCAGATTAAATATTAATGCCACCGCTCGATCATCGGTTTTTATCTTCTATAAAAGTCAATGTTCTTCCACTCAGACCGAACAATAAAGTTAATATAGGCGACAACAAACAGAAAAAGGCAAAGGGTAAATAGAGAAGAACATCGACATGTAGGACGTTGGAAATAAACACACCACAGACACTCCACGGTACGAGCGGATTAATAACCGTTCCCGCATCCTCCAACACTCGGGAAAGATTTTTTCGCGCCAGCCCTACTTTTCGAAAACTTTGTTCATACGTTTTTCCCGTCAATAAAATCGACAAATATTGCTCACCTACAAAAATATTAATAAACATCGCTGTAAAGGAAGATGCGACGATTACCGCGCGGTGCGACTGTAAACGATTTTTAAAAATGGAAAAAAGCTTTGGAATAATTCCGAGGGTAAATAACAATCCCCCTAAGCTTAAAGCTAAAATGAGTAAAGAAATTGTGAAAAACATTCCTTCGATTCCACCCCTCGTCAATATACGATCTAGTTCTGGAATCCCCGTATTTGAAACATAGCCGGAAAATAAGAGTCGAAAAAGTTCCGAACCTGTTATGTTCAAATGGAAAAAGGAAAGGATCATTCCAGCAAGGGCACTAACGGTAATCGATACGATCGCCGGTTTTCTTTTCATAGAAAGTAGAAATAACAACAATAACGGGATCCAACTATAACCGTGTATTAAACCCGTCCCACGCAACATTGTGACAAATCCTTCGATACGTTCAAAATCCGCATGATCGATATTCGGCGAAACAATAGCGAAAAGAACTATGGATATTAAAAATGCAGGAACGGTCGTCCAACTTAGATTTCGAATATGGTCAAATAAATCGACTTTCAACATGCCAGAAGCTAAATTCGTCGTATCGGATAACGGAGACATTTTATCTCCAAAAAATGCACCCGATACAATTGCTCCTGCTGTAATCGGAAGGGATAGTCCAAAGCTTTCCGATACGCTAATAAAAGCGACCCCAACACTTGCCACGGTCGTCAACGAACTTCCGATGGCAACACCAATTATTGCTGTAACGATAAAAACGATACTAAAATAAAACTTCGGTGTGACGAGATGAAATGCTGTATATATAATCGTCGGAATCGTTCCACTCACGATCCAGCTGGAAATTAATATACCGATAAGAAAAAAAAGATAAATAGCTCCAAATCCTGATTTTGCACCTTCCAACATCCCGTTTTCCAATTGTTCATACGGGACTTTTTTAATAAAACCGTAAATCCATAACATAATGATTGAGCCGATGATTGGAATATGGGGCGTCGCTTCCCAATGAATGATAGCTAAACTGATGATACTAATAATCATTCCACTTAAAATAATGGCTTCAGACGTTTTCGGTACAATGGACGGTTTCAAATGAATCATATAATCGTACTCCCTTATTTATCATTGATTTTTAAAAGAAAAAGAACATCCAATCCCCAAACTAGGGACGAAGATGTTCTCCGCGGTACCACCCTATTTGACAAAGCATGAGCATTTGTCCACTTTCCTTTCGAATTTCAAACGGTGTATTTCAAGTTATGAGCTGCCCGGATTTCCACCACCCATCCAGTCTCTATTTGCTGCTTACCCATACCCTACTTTCATTTCCGTCAACATCGAATATATTCTTTATCACATAAAAGCGTTTAAGAACTAAAGTATTAACTACTATAACACACCTTTTTTATTTTTTCTACATAAATATTTTTTCCATTTGTTTAAAGAAATATAAAAAAACCTTCCGAACGTTCGAAAGGTCACACCTTGCAACTTTTCCAAAAATCTATTGTATGATGTTTTTCAACAATTACGGTAAAAACAGTTCCTTCATTTTTTGATCCATCACCGGGCATTGATGTTTCAGTATTTTCCTTCTTCTCTTCGCGATAAATTTATACACACCATCCCTTATCTTTTTCGGAATGATTTTACATAGAAGGAGTGGTTTAAAAAAACAATTCGTAGTCGCCAATAAGTGGATGGTTGCATCAGAATAATGATATTGTTTCTCGTTAACGAGAAATACAACACTATCGATTTCTGAATTAAAATGGTAATTATTTTTTGTCCAATTACTATTAAAATCAGTAATTCTTAAATCTGGATTTTTATTTATATGAACTATAAACCGAATAAAACGACTGCACATACTACATTCTCCATCGTATATTAGAACGGTCACTTAAATCACTCCACATCATAAATCAATTTATTCCCAAATAACTTCCTAACAAACCAATAAAATAAAATAAAAAATTAATACCTAAAATATTTATTAAAAAATTCGTCTCTTTTCTTATGAATGAAAGAAAAGTACCCATTAAAATTAGGGGTGTTGAAAATAAAGGTAAAATTAATGATATCAATTGTTGTTGTGTAAAATATTCATTAATTATTTCAAAATATATCAAAACAAAACCTAGAGTAAAACTACCAGTTTTTATAATATAAGTCAGATTGTCATACCACTGAAGATATTTTCCTTTCCAATTTCCAAAGAGCAATTTATTTGTTACTTTTATATTTTTGCTATGAATTTTTATATATACTGGCTGTAAAAACGGAGCATTTCCATCAAACGATTCAAATCCCCATGCTATTGCACGTTCATTAATGTTATTTCGTAGTGCTTGTGGAGGAATATTCACTACATCCTTATAATTTGGAATTAATTCTCTTTCTGGATCAATAGAAAACGCAAATCTTTTACCCTCATGATTCCCAAAATATCGATTCTTATTTGAAAATGCGCCATAATAAATCGATGTTGATATATATAATAAAGGATGATAATACAGTTTTATTCTTCCCATACTAGGATCAACAGGGATCCATCCTTGTCCATCAAGGTATATTTCGGTCCACGAATGTGGCGAAAATTTTTTTAATGTCCAAGTACCATAAAGTATTCTTGCAGGGATTCCAATCGAACGACAATATGAGCAAAATAGCGCTGCAAACTCTCCACAATCCCCCTTTCGTTTGTTTAAAAAATTGTAGACTCCCCTCGCATTGAATCGTGTTGAATATTTGTATGTCCTTGTAATATGTTTAAATATCTTTTCTGCTTTTTCTAAATCTGTTTGTGCATCTCCAATGATGATTTCAGCTTTTCTTTTTATCTCTTCATTTATCGGTACTAGTTTTGTTGATCTCAAGAAAAACTTTTTTTCTTCTTCGGATAATTCATCAATATTATACTGATTTACTAAAGAACCATGATATTGAA
Coding sequences within:
- a CDS encoding YfhH family protein: MDKRYSEMTEYELKQEIAKLREKAKKAEQMGMVNEFAVLERKAAMAESYLLDPQSFVKGEIYRIKNEPNQFFKVDYLRGYFAWGFRLTGDKVEALPISLLEKVD
- a CDS encoding RecX family transcriptional regulator, whose protein sequence is MPVITKISVNKTLPNCYDIFFDNGEGMNSVTIHKNTFVRFGISKGMELDVERLQKIVFEDEVQKGFDRAAIYLSYSMRSIKQVEKDLLEKGFPPIVAEVVIDRLKEKGYVNDREFARSFVRTQLKTTDKGPLHIKKLLRDKGIDEKTIEEEIVLYSLEMQREKALYLTEKWLKKKKGLSVSLLKVELYSMLKRKGFEERVIREAIDEIVQSLDDGHNLEAIKRQGEKAVRKYRNSPPEIRKMKIKQYLFRKGFSVDLIHQYVEQLDEIEGMDGKDEW
- a CDS encoding YfhE family protein, which gives rise to MAKKKQEKRKKELTKAQEVNYGREYKRASKGMNEQP
- a CDS encoding hemolysin family protein, whose amino-acid sequence is MDEVPLPYILFLIVLIFLSAFFSSAETAFSSVNKIRLRNYVNEGRKGSKKALYIAESFDRALSTILIGNNLVNIAATSISTALVTSFFGASYGLLISTFGMTVVILIFGEILPKSMAKEYAEPYALKISGILLILIQLLKPFNFLFEKLKLFVTKTFSKGKQSVPSVTEEEIKVLVDISEEEGVIDKGERELIHRSLDFNDIRAGEILTHRLDIVAVEVNQPIEEIKQLLLNERFSRIPVYEENIDNIIGFLSEREFFAELIKNHQVDIRQLLRKPLFVVKSMKIATLLPELQRTKSHMAIVLDEFGGTAGLITMEDILEELVGEIWDEHDEKTNSMVKISDRVYEFDAQFHLDDFADILDVKIPKSNYYNIGGWIFEQMEHIPKQGEVFYYENLKITLLEVVNHRLLKVRVEKMN
- a CDS encoding alanine/glycine:cation symporter family protein gives rise to the protein MIVFSLAIGIIFTFMTRFVQIRLIKDMVIQMVKGKSSKAGISSFQALSIALSGRVGTGNIAGTASAIAYGGPGAVFWMWMIAFIGAATAYVEATLGQIYKVNQDGQYRGGPAYYIEKGLGWKWYGVIFAVSALMAMSFLMPALQANAIASSMENAFSLNPAITGGILVVLLGGIIFGGLKRIANVAQAIVPFMAIGYILMSLIILFMNIKEVPAVFQLIFSSAFGTDQIFGGILGSAIAWGVKRGIYSNEAGQGTGPHAASAAEVSHPAKQGLVQAFSVYIDTILVCTATAFMILFTGSYNVYESDEETLRVANIEETVEVGPAYTQMAVDSELPGFGAPFVAVSLFFFAFTTIMAYYYIAEVNIAYLFRKRKTLIPMLLLKIVLLITVFFGTIRESDLAWDMGDLGLGLMVWLNLISLVLLYKPAIAALKDYERQRKEGVDPVFNSTELGIKNAEYWEDGYQREEEAS
- the nhaC gene encoding Na+/H+ antiporter NhaC, with protein sequence MIHLKPSIVPKTSEAIILSGMIISIISLAIIHWEATPHIPIIGSIIMLWIYGFIKKVPYEQLENGMLEGAKSGFGAIYLFFLIGILISSWIVSGTIPTIIYTAFHLVTPKFYFSIVFIVTAIIGVAIGSSLTTVASVGVAFISVSESFGLSLPITAGAIVSGAFFGDKMSPLSDTTNLASGMLKVDLFDHIRNLSWTTVPAFLISIVLFAIVSPNIDHADFERIEGFVTMLRGTGLIHGYSWIPLLLLFLLSMKRKPAIVSITVSALAGMILSFFHLNITGSELFRLLFSGYVSNTGIPELDRILTRGGIEGMFFTISLLILALSLGGLLFTLGIIPKLFSIFKNRLQSHRAVIVASSFTAMFINIFVGEQYLSILLTGKTYEQSFRKVGLARKNLSRVLEDAGTVINPLVPWSVCGVFISNVLHVDVLLYLPFAFFCLLSPILTLLFGLSGRTLTFIEDKNR
- a CDS encoding thiol-disulfide oxidoreductase DCC family protein, translated to MTVLIYDGECSMCSRFIRFIVHINKNPDLRITDFNSNWTKNNYHFNSEIDSVVFLVNEKQYHYSDATIHLLATTNCFFKPLLLCKIIPKKIRDGVYKFIAKRRRKILKHQCPVMDQKMKELFLP
- a CDS encoding transglutaminase-like domain-containing protein, yielding MKPNFQICYKYRNTTDDDIELWFSKPKECRTQMNISIQSNMDPENTNEHPFLNSLWYFNLKPKEKLKVVIQYHGSLVNQYNIDELSEEEKKFFLRSTKLVPINEEIKRKAEIIIGDAQTDLEKAEKIFKHITRTYKYSTRFNARGVYNFLNKRKGDCGEFAALFCSYCRSIGIPARILYGTWTLKKFSPHSWTEIYLDGQGWIPVDPSMGRIKLYYHPLLYISTSIYYGAFSNKNRYFGNHEGKRFAFSIDPERELIPNYKDVVNIPPQALRNNINERAIAWGFESFDGNAPFLQPVYIKIHSKNIKVTNKLLFGNWKGKYLQWYDNLTYIIKTGSFTLGFVLIYFEIINEYFTQQQLISLILPLFSTPLILMGTFLSFIRKETNFLINILGINFLFYFIGLLGSYLGIN